Below is a window of Sandaracinaceae bacterium DNA.
CTTCACGCCGCGCTCGGCGTTCTGGCGCAGGACCGTGGCCACTCGGCCCCAAGTGACCGGGAACTTCTTGTAGCGCTGCATGCGGTGCTCTTCCGAGCAGAAGACACAGCGCTCCGGGCACGTGTAGGTGAGGTGCAGCTCCAGCCACTCGGTGCGCTTCCCGTTGGGCCCAATCCACGGGGTGTCGTGCAGCTCCGCCAAGCCGTCAGCGTTCGCGGAGGTGTCGGCTTCGGACGGTGCGTGGGACGAGAGCACGGGCAGGGAGGTCATGGAAGAACCCTAGGCCACGCTGCGCTTGCTCGCGCGCTTGGCCAGATAGGAAGGATACAAGCCGCGGCAGAGACGTGACAACTCTTGATCGGCGAGGCGTGTCGCGCGCATGACGTCGGGGGGGAGCGCGCGCTCGAGCAGCGCGTTGACCTCTTCGGCCTTGGCCGCAAGCGCTTCGGGGGTGGGTGGGTCATCCAGAGACCCGATGCGCGTCTCTTCGAGCAAGCCCTCGAGCGCGCCGCTCAACCCCACGTTGGAGGGATGAATGGTGCGGTCCGAGTCCACCACCAGCCCCGTGTTGAAGAAGGTGGTGGGCACGTAGGTGAAGAGGTTCCGCACATAGAGCGGCTCGTCCTTCGCCCAGGCCTCCCGCACGTCTCGGCCGATGCTGTCGAAGGCGGCGCGAAGGTGCAGCAGCTGCTCGGCCTTCCAGGGGATGTAGTAGCCGGGGAGGAAGTTGAAGCGCCAGAACCCCAGCTCGCGCAAGTGGCGAAAGTTCTGGTGCGCGCGCTTGGCGGTGGACGGCGCGATGGTCTGGGTGACCACCACGCGCGGCACGCGTCGCAGCGCAGGCATGAGGCTCACCACGTGAGCGTAGCTGTCGCCCGCCTGTGGGAGCGCTCGACGCAGGCGACGGTGGTCTTCGGGCAGACCGTCCATGCTGATCGTGAGCACCCCCTTGGGGTAGTGGCTGAGGTAGTCGAGCCACGCGGAGTCGAGGCCGAGTCCGTTGGTGGACAAGTAGACACGGCGGATCTCGGGCCTGTTCCGCGCGGCTTCCATGGCTCCGCGCACGACCTCGGGGACCAAGAGCGGCTCCCCGCCAAAGAGCTTCACGTCTCCGCCGCCGTACCGCCGCGCAAACAAGTCGACCGCCGCCTCTGCGTCTTGCACAGAGAGCGACGGCCATCCGTCCTTGGCGGTCGGACAGTAGCTGCAGCGCAGGTTGCACTCACGGGTGACCGTGAGGACCAGGCTGCTCACCACTGGCCGTGAGAGCCGTGCGAACCGTGCGAGCCGTGCGAGCCGTGCGAGCCGTGCGAGCCGTGCGATGCATGGCTACAGTGCTGCGCGAGGAGCAGACCCTCGTTGGCCGGGTCGTCCATCAGACGGTCGGCTTCGAGCAGGAGGTCGGCGTCGCGCGCAGGCGCATCGACGCTGGCCCACTCCCGGGGCTGGAGGAACGCTGCCGGATCGCGCTTGGCGACCGGGAACGGACTGGACGGGGCAGCGCCGCGACCGCGCTGAGGAGCCGTCTCGGAGCGCGTCAACGGAAGTTGACGCTTATCATTCTTGTTCTCGGGGTTTTCAGCCATGGCTTACCTCAGACTCTGCACGATTGGGCGTCTTCGCGTGGACGCCGCATCGTCCAACGCCGGAAAATCTTCTCGATCTGGCCGTCTCTGTCGTTGACCAGCTTCTCGAAGAGCAACGATGAGATTGTATAGTGCTCTTTGCATTTTGGCGAGCGTGGACGCTGGCCAAAGATGTCGCCGCTCTGCATGTAGTTGTGCATGGGGCACACGCCGCAGAAGGGCTTGTTCCAGCAGGTGTCACAGCTGGGCAGGGTGTCCTGCAGCGACGCGACGGCCATCGCCTTCACCGTGGGGTGCTGGATCATGTCGGTGTAGGTGGTCTCACCCAGCGTCCCGATCTGGAACACGTCGTTGCCCATGGCCGACACCATGCGACCTTCGTCGCACGTGAAGATCTTGCCATCGTAGTTGTAGGCAACCTGGCCGGTGCCGGCGCCACAAGGCGACCGGATGTCCACGAAGTTGGGGTCGTCCGGCGTCAGCATCTTCATGAGGAACGTGGACGCCGTGCCCTCGCAGATCTCGACGCCCTGCTTGTTCAGCTCGATGATGTAGTCGAGCGTCTTCGCGTAGAAGTCGAGGTACTCCTCGGACGTGTAGCCGATGGCCTTCCACGTACCGACCGCGAAGCCGTACGGGTTGAGCGGGCGCAGGTGGATGGAGCGCAGGCCGCGCTCCACGTAGAGGTCGACGATCTCCTTCCAGTGCTCGGTGGAGGCGCGCGTCGTGGTCATGAGCGCGTCCACGTGGAACAAGTTGGGATCGAGACCCTTCTCGATGTAGCGCCGGTTGAAGTAGTCCATCCAGCGGATGACGTGTTCGTAGGCGTTGGTGCCCGTCTTCCAGCGGCGGTTGTAGTTGTGGACCTCTTCGGGGCCATCGAGGCTGGTGCAGATGAGCACGCCGTTGTCGATGAGCCACTCCGCGTTCTCCTCGGTCATGTAGGTCATGTTGGTGACCAGCGCATGATCGAGGATCTTGCCCTCGTACTTGTTCTTCTCGCGGCTGTACTCGACGATGAACTTGATGATCGGCATGTTGACGGTGGGCTCACCGCCTTGGAACTCGAAGTTGATGTACTTCGAGCTGCTCTGCATGGCCTGATCGACGACCTGCTTGGCCGTCTCCATGGTCATGTCGGTGCTGACCTCGTCCATGTCCGTGCGCGACGCGTGGCAGTACTGGCAGCTCTGGTTGCAGCGCAGCGTGGTGATGCAGATGTGGAGGTGCGGACCCACGCCTACGAAGTGCTTCTTGCGGCCCACGCGCTGAGCCAGCGCCTCGATGTTCATGCCATCGCGGACGAAGCCCTTCTCGACGAGCGCCTCGTACTGAGGGTGCCCCGAGGACAACGAGCCGACGACGAACAGCGTGAAGTCATCCTTGGTCAGGAAGTGCCATTGACCCGCGTCGTTGGTGAGGAGCATGCGGCCAGCGACCTCGCCGAAGCGGAAGTACGCGAGGGCGCTCGGGTTCGACTGAACGACGGGAAGTGAGAGTGTGTGGCGCATGAATGGGGTTCAGACCGCGGCGAGACGCCGGTGCTCGATGGTGCCTGCGAGCACGTGATTGCAGAATTCATCCGCGATGGCGTCCGCCACGTCGGGTTGAATGTCCGCGAAGCGGACGATGACCGTGCCGCTACCGGGAGCGGGGACGGTGACGCTCACCTTGGCCAACTCACCGAAGGCCCGCGCCGACTCGGTGATGGCTGCCATCACGTAGAGGTCCGAAGAGAACTGAACCTCGGTGTCAGGAGGCATCGGCCTTCTCCCATGGAACCTCGACCTCGAGCTTGTCCTCGGCGAGTTCCTCGTCGTCGAGCTCGGCCAGGAGGCTGTCGAGCGTGCTCTGCCCTGCGGAGTGGAAGGCGCGAGCCATGTAGTACTCGCGGATGCGCGCCGTGGAGACCCCGATGCGGTGCCGCAGCACCTGATTCAACAGCTCGTTCGCGAACTCGCCAGCCAGGTCCACCAGCTGGTCTTCGGTGGCCTCGCCGCGCGTGCGCAGCCGAACGCCGAGGCGTTGGTCACCAGGACGGGTAAGGAAGACGTAACAGCGATCGATGAAGAGGTAGGCCGCCCCGAACACAGCATCGGGCGGATAGACGCTCTCATCGATTTCAAAGCTAACTTGACGCGGCGCCGTGTCGAACTCGAACTGTGCCTGCGTCCCCGTGGATTCCGTCACGCGATCTGTTCCCATCCGAACTGAGAGAGACGGTCGGCGTGGCGCATGAAGCCGACTCGCGACAGCTCCTGCTCGTTGAGCTCGGCGCGGCGCGCCATGGTGATGAGGGCCACCCCGAGCGCCTCGTTGGTCTGACGCTCGCCGTTGGCCTCGTTCATGAGAACGAAGTCGAAGTGGCGGCTGGCCGCGACGCCGGTGGCCTGTCCCTGACGAAGGCAGATGTGGACGTCGGTCTGGACGCCGGACTCGTGGCGCACGCTGAGGACCGAAGCCCCCATGCGGACGTCGGAGAGCGACTCGATGCGCCAGCCGTTCCCGATGCTGGAGCCCACCTGCAGCGGCGCGATGAGCGCCCAGGGAGCTGGTCCCTGCACGGTGGCGAGAGTACGCGCCTCGGACCGCTTGGCGGTGGCGGCCGTCCCCGGCGCACCCGCTTCGCTCAGCACGCGCAGCCCGAGCGCTGCCCCAACGGCGGCAACGCTAGTTTGAGTCATCCAATCTCGCCGAGTCGTCATCATCGACCTCTCATTCAGGGGGCCGGGGCCGGGGGGCGCCGGGGGGGGGGCGGCGAGACACCGCCACGATACGATACGGAAACGCGCAGGAAAGTATCGAGGTTTGCGCAATCATGCGGGGCGTGCCCGGACAACGGCGGCTTGCTGAGTCGTCGGTGATGCTCCCCAGACCCCACGATCGCCGCGCGGACGAGATGTCGCGCGAACAGGTCGCAACCGTCCGAAGCACTGGGTGCGTGCGGTGCCGGCCTGCAACAGTCGGTGCCTCTTCTGCCTCGACATGGACACCCCCCGGAACGTGTTCGTCCCCGAGGAGGACGTGCGAGCGGAGCTGCGGCGCGGGATTGAGGTGCTCGGGGCCGAGAAGGTCATCATCTCGGGGGCGAGGCCAGCCTGCACCCCAAGTTCATCGACTTCATTGCCTACGCCAAGGAGCTCGGCTACGACCGCGTGCAGACCGTCACCAACGGCTTCCGGGTCGCGGATCCAGCCTTCCTGGAGGCCTCGTTGGCCGCGGCCTCGGCGAGATCACCTACTCCATCCACGGGCACACGGCGCAGCTGCACGACCACCTGACGCAGACCAAGGGCGCGTTTCGGCGCATCACCAAGGCCATCGCCAGGTCGGTCCGCGACGGGCGCCCGGTGGTCAACGTGGACGTCTGCATCAACAAGCAGAACGTGGGCGAGCTGGACAAGCTGGTGGAGCTCTGCATCCAGCTCGGCGTCACCGAGTTCGACCTGCTGCACGTCATCCCGCAGGCGGCCGCCTACGACAACCGCGCGGACCTCTTCTACGACCCCATCGAGCACCTCCCCACGCTGCACAAGGTCTTCCGGCTCAACCGCCACCCGCGCTTCGTGGTGTGGACCAACCGCTTCCCCGTCCCTTTCCTCGAGGGCCTCGAAGATCTCATCCAGGACCCGCACAAGATGCTGGACGAGATCAACGGGCGTCGACACCAGGTGCGTCGGTACCTGGACACGGGGGAGAAGCTGGACTGCCGCGACCCCGAGCGCTGCCAACACTGCTTCATCGAGCCGCTGTGCAACACCGTGGACGAGGTGGTGCAGCGCCAGATCGAAGCCTCCTGGGACGTGTGGTGGGTGGGCACGGAGCCCACCACGCTCGACGCGTTGCCCTTCGGCTGCACACAGCTCGGGGTGGAGGTGGAGAGTGTGGCTGCCGCCGCGCAGCGCGTCCGCCCGGGCCTCGGCCTCCATGTGCGGACCGACAGCAAAGAGCCGCTGGCCGACTGGGAAGCCCTGGGTGTGGAGCTGACGCTGGTCGCCACGAGGCCCGAGCAGATCGCCGCGTGGCTGCCCGAAGGGTCAGAGAGCTCGCCGGTCCGCGTGGTGGTGGAGTTGACCAAGCCGCTGGCCCAGACGCTGCTCGCGAGCGGGCCCGCGCTGGCCGCGCACCAGGCTCGCGTGCACCTGCACCAGCCTTCCTACGAGCACGTGACCAAGGCGCGCACGGCCGACATCGAAGACTTGCGAGGGTTCCTCACGGAGCTGGCCACGCGGTCGGCCGAGCTGAGCATCAGCGGTGTGCCCGCATGCCTCGCGCCCGGTCTGCGCGTCACGGACCCACCGCTCATCCTGGCCGCCCACTTGTT
It encodes the following:
- a CDS encoding radical SAM protein → MSSLVLTVTRECNLRCSYCPTAKDGWPSLSVQDAEAAVDLFARRYGGGDVKLFGGEPLLVPEVVRGAMEAARNRPEIRRVYLSTNGLGLDSAWLDYLSHYPKGVLTISMDGLPEDHRRLRRALPQAGDSYAHVVSLMPALRRVPRVVVTQTIAPSTAKRAHQNFRHLRELGFWRFNFLPGYYIPWKAEQLLHLRAAFDSIGRDVREAWAKDEPLYVRNLFTYVPTTFFNTGLVVDSDRTIHPSNVGLSGALEGLLEETRIGSLDDPPTPEALAAKAEEVNALLERALPPDVMRATRLADQELSRLCRGLYPSYLAKRASKRSVA
- the hxsB gene encoding His-Xaa-Ser system radical SAM maturase HxsB — its product is MRHTLSLPVVQSNPSALAYFRFGEVAGRMLLTNDAGQWHFLTKDDFTLFVVGSLSSGHPQYEALVEKGFVRDGMNIEALAQRVGRKKHFVGVGPHLHICITTLRCNQSCQYCHASRTDMDEVSTDMTMETAKQVVDQAMQSSSKYINFEFQGGEPTVNMPIIKFIVEYSREKNKYEGKILDHALVTNMTYMTEENAEWLIDNGVLICTSLDGPEEVHNYNRRWKTGTNAYEHVIRWMDYFNRRYIEKGLDPNLFHVDALMTTTRASTEHWKEIVDLYVERGLRSIHLRPLNPYGFAVGTWKAIGYTSEEYLDFYAKTLDYIIELNKQGVEICEGTASTFLMKMLTPDDPNFVDIRSPCGAGTGQVAYNYDGKIFTCDEGRMVSAMGNDVFQIGTLGETTYTDMIQHPTVKAMAVASLQDTLPSCDTCWNKPFCGVCPMHNYMQSGDIFGQRPRSPKCKEHYTISSLLFEKLVNDRDGQIEKIFRRWTMRRPREDAQSCRV
- the hxsD gene encoding His-Xaa-Ser system protein HxsD; translation: MTESTGTQAQFEFDTAPRQVSFEIDESVYPPDAVFGAAYLFIDRCYVFLTRPGDQRLGVRLRTRGEATEDQLVDLAGEFANELLNQVLRHRIGVSTARIREYYMARAFHSAGQSTLDSLLAELDDEELAEDKLEVEVPWEKADAS